In Flavobacteriaceae bacterium, the following proteins share a genomic window:
- the egtD gene encoding L-histidine N(alpha)-methyltransferase — protein MIKQFKKDVEQGLSSTPKTLSSQYFYDKKGSELFIEIMNLPEYYLTRSEFEIFNKQSNSIIEALNISTSTYFELIELGAGDGTKTKQLLKGLSNKNYNFKYLPIDISLDALNNLEESLKNELPQIEVIKKHGTYFQTLESIKDSHHPKVILFLGSNIGNMTDDIAEEFMTQLSENLNPGDQLLLGVDLIKSKNIVLPAYNDSNGITKEFNLNLLHRINKELDGNFNIEYWKHSPKYSEKTGVAESYIESVIKQSVTIKSIGKTFYFEEGEQLKTETSRKYNDTILKNIIKNAKFSIFKKFTDSNNYFCNYLLVRH, from the coding sequence ATGATTAAGCAATTTAAAAAAGATGTAGAACAAGGATTAAGCTCTACTCCAAAAACATTATCTTCTCAATATTTTTATGATAAAAAAGGAAGTGAACTATTTATAGAGATAATGAATTTACCTGAGTACTATCTAACACGCTCAGAATTCGAAATTTTCAATAAGCAAAGTAATTCTATTATTGAAGCTTTAAATATAAGTACTTCAACTTATTTCGAGTTGATAGAACTTGGTGCAGGAGATGGCACTAAAACTAAGCAATTATTAAAAGGTTTAAGTAATAAAAATTACAATTTTAAGTATTTGCCTATAGATATTTCTTTGGATGCTTTAAATAATTTAGAGGAGAGTTTAAAAAATGAGCTGCCACAGATAGAGGTTATTAAAAAACATGGTACTTATTTTCAAACTTTAGAATCTATAAAAGATTCTCATCACCCGAAAGTAATTTTATTTTTAGGATCCAATATTGGTAACATGACTGATGATATTGCTGAAGAATTTATGACACAACTCAGTGAAAATCTCAATCCAGGAGATCAACTTCTTTTAGGAGTTGATTTAATTAAATCTAAAAATATTGTATTACCAGCTTATAACGATTCTAATGGAATAACAAAAGAATTCAATCTCAATTTACTACATAGAATTAATAAAGAGCTTGATGGAAATTTTAATATTGAGTATTGGAAACACTCTCCAAAGTATAGCGAAAAAACAGGTGTTGCAGAAAGTTATATCGAAAGCGTAATCAAACAAAGTGTTACCATAAAAAGTATCGGTAAAACTTTTTATTTCGAAGAAGGAGAACAATTAAAAACCGAAACTTCCCGAAAATATAATGATACTATTTTAAAAAATATTATCAAAAATGCAAAATTCAGTATCTTTAAAAAATTCACAGATAGTAATAATTATTTTTGCAATTACTTATTAGTAAGACATTAA
- a CDS encoding ergothioneine biosynthesis protein EgtB, translating into MNNLTSLFSQTRQRSEDICSPLYIEDYIPQSAEFASPPKWHLAHTTWFFEEMILKKYLKNYKIFNSDFNFLFNSYYNSVGDKAIRAERGLITRPTVDTVYKYRAYVDEQIKILLSDANDEINSLITIGIHHEQQHQELLLTDLKYVLSKNPLHPVYESNFNLIKDRNDNTGWVSITEGIYDIGHNSGSFCFDNELGYHKVFLNNYKISKTLVTNGEFIEFIEDGGYENFKYWLDEGWTWCHTTKANQPLYWVKKDNSWFYYTLSGLQPIDLNAILSHINYYEANAYATWKGYRLPTEFEWEIASHQFKWGKRWEWTNSAYLPYPNFKIAEGALGEYNGKFMINQMVLRGASVATFKGHSRHTYRNFFHPQLQWQFSGIRLAQ; encoded by the coding sequence ATGAATAATCTAACTTCTTTATTTTCACAAACAAGACAACGTTCTGAAGATATTTGTTCACCATTATATATAGAAGATTATATTCCTCAATCTGCAGAATTTGCAAGCCCTCCGAAATGGCATTTAGCTCATACTACTTGGTTTTTTGAGGAAATGATTCTAAAAAAATACTTAAAAAACTATAAAATATTTAATAGTGATTTTAATTTTTTATTCAATAGCTATTACAATTCTGTAGGTGATAAAGCAATACGCGCAGAACGTGGATTAATAACACGTCCAACCGTAGATACTGTTTATAAATACCGTGCTTATGTAGATGAGCAAATAAAAATCTTATTATCAGATGCTAACGACGAAATTAATTCGCTAATAACAATAGGTATACATCATGAACAACAACATCAAGAGTTATTGTTAACCGATCTAAAATATGTGCTTTCTAAAAACCCATTACATCCAGTTTACGAATCCAATTTTAACCTAATAAAAGATCGTAACGATAATACTGGTTGGGTTTCTATTACTGAAGGTATTTATGATATTGGGCATAATTCAGGATCGTTTTGTTTTGACAATGAGTTAGGATATCACAAAGTATTTTTAAATAATTATAAAATTTCTAAAACTTTAGTTACTAATGGAGAGTTTATTGAATTTATTGAAGATGGCGGATATGAAAATTTTAAGTATTGGTTAGACGAAGGTTGGACTTGGTGCCATACAACTAAAGCTAATCAACCATTATATTGGGTCAAAAAAGATAACAGTTGGTTTTATTATACTCTATCAGGACTACAACCTATAGATCTAAACGCCATATTATCTCATATTAATTATTACGAAGCTAATGCCTATGCTACTTGGAAAGGGTATCGTTTGCCAACTGAGTTTGAATGGGAAATAGCATCTCATCAATTTAAATGGGGGAAACGTTGGGAATGGACAAATTCTGCGTATTTACCTTATCCTAATTTTAAAATTGCTGAAGGCGCTTTAGGAGAATACAACGGAAAATTTATGATTAATCAAATGGTACTTAGAGGTGCTTCTGTAGCAACTTTTAAAGGACATAGTAGGCATACTTATCGAAACTTTTTTCACCCACAATTACAGTGGCAATTTTCAGGAATACGACTTGCACAATAA
- a CDS encoding TonB-dependent receptor yields MNIKLYAFKLILLLLPLFSLAQTATIKGIILDENNTPISNVNIKARELGTSTNENGFYLLKVPANTDITIVFTHLSHKKISVKFNFKNGESIEFNPVMKVDIEQITEVVIKSSDRKALEGITTIDPEIIRTIKGAQSGVENILKTLPGVSITNELSTQYNVRGGNFDENLVYVNEIEVYRPLLIRSGQQEGFSFVNSNLVQNVDFSAGGFQAKYGDKLSSVLDITYKNPIKFSLSADASLLGGSITGEVISKDSKFSGIGGIRLRDNSLLVEARQTQTNFDPLFLDGQAFLTYRFSDKFHLSFLGNASLNQYNFEPETQQTNFGTIDDPIALLVFFEGQERDEYQTLFGALKGSYFVNDDLTLKFIASTYHSQEREFFDILAQYRIGEVNNNIGSEDLGDVEFSQNIGSQLTHARNELDALITSVEHKGNYNVKENNFEWSIKYVDEDIRDRLDEFEVIDSAGFLINPPDVTPRNDEPFEPFEGPLVAFQSVNAINNTKIQRLQGYLQWSRRDEINGHEVFYNVGTRVHNWSVSGLGIEKTNQTVFSPRAQFAIKPGWKRDVLFRLSGGVYHQPPFFRELRDSSGVVQPNVKAQKSIHLVAANEYSFKMWDRPFKLITEAFYKNITDVNPYTLENVRIRYRARNSGKAFAYGLDVRLNGEFVPGTQSWFSFSYLKTEENIDGLGFIPRPTDQRLKFGVLFQDYVPNIPDLKVYLNLVYNTGVPGGTPRFADPRGFRRRLPDYRRADVGFSYDIVNGNKRYDSGWKSAFKYLSLGVEIFNIFDAQNTITNTFVRDASSRQQFAVPNFLTPRIFNVRLSTKF; encoded by the coding sequence TTGAATATTAAACTTTACGCTTTTAAACTTATACTCTTATTACTACCATTATTTAGCTTAGCACAAACTGCTACAATAAAAGGCATTATTTTAGATGAGAATAATACCCCTATTTCTAATGTAAATATCAAAGCTAGAGAATTAGGAACTTCTACAAATGAAAACGGATTTTATCTATTAAAAGTTCCTGCTAATACAGATATTACAATTGTTTTCACACATTTAAGTCATAAAAAAATAAGTGTTAAATTCAATTTTAAAAATGGGGAGTCTATAGAATTTAATCCTGTAATGAAAGTTGATATTGAGCAAATTACAGAAGTAGTGATTAAAAGCAGTGATCGTAAAGCGTTAGAGGGAATTACAACTATAGATCCAGAAATTATAAGAACTATTAAAGGTGCTCAATCGGGGGTTGAAAATATATTAAAAACATTACCAGGCGTAAGTATTACTAATGAATTAAGTACACAATATAACGTTAGAGGAGGGAATTTTGATGAAAACCTTGTTTATGTTAATGAAATAGAGGTGTATCGCCCCCTTTTAATTAGATCTGGTCAACAAGAAGGGTTTAGTTTTGTAAATAGTAATTTAGTACAAAATGTTGATTTTTCTGCAGGAGGTTTTCAAGCAAAATATGGTGATAAATTATCTTCTGTATTGGATATTACTTATAAAAACCCTATTAAATTTAGTCTTAGTGCCGATGCAAGTTTATTAGGAGGTAGTATCACTGGAGAAGTTATATCTAAGGATTCTAAGTTTTCTGGGATTGGAGGTATACGATTAAGAGATAATAGTTTATTAGTAGAAGCTCGACAAACTCAAACTAATTTCGATCCTTTATTTTTAGATGGGCAAGCATTTTTAACTTATCGTTTTTCAGATAAATTTCATTTAAGTTTTTTAGGAAATGCTTCGCTTAATCAATATAATTTTGAACCTGAAACACAACAAACTAATTTTGGAACTATTGATGACCCTATTGCATTGCTTGTTTTTTTTGAAGGTCAGGAACGTGATGAATATCAAACATTATTTGGAGCTTTAAAAGGTTCTTATTTTGTAAATGATGATTTAACCTTAAAATTTATAGCATCTACTTATCATTCACAAGAAAGGGAATTTTTTGATATTCTTGCTCAGTATAGAATAGGGGAAGTTAATAACAACATTGGCAGTGAAGATTTAGGTGATGTAGAGTTTAGTCAGAATATTGGAAGTCAATTAACACATGCCAGAAACGAATTAGATGCATTAATTACTTCTGTTGAACATAAAGGAAATTATAACGTTAAAGAAAATAATTTTGAATGGTCTATAAAATATGTAGATGAAGATATTCGTGATCGCTTAGATGAATTTGAAGTCATAGATTCTGCTGGATTTTTAATTAACCCTCCAGACGTTACACCTAGAAATGATGAGCCTTTTGAACCTTTTGAAGGGCCTTTAGTAGCATTTCAAAGCGTAAATGCTATTAATAATACTAAAATACAGCGTCTACAGGGGTATTTACAATGGAGCAGGCGAGATGAAATTAACGGTCATGAGGTATTTTACAATGTAGGTACTAGGGTACATAATTGGTCTGTTTCTGGTTTAGGTATAGAAAAAACAAATCAAACTGTATTTAGTCCAAGAGCTCAATTTGCAATTAAGCCTGGTTGGAAAAGAGATGTTCTTTTTAGGCTTAGTGGTGGTGTTTATCATCAACCTCCATTTTTCAGGGAATTAAGAGATTCTTCAGGAGTAGTACAACCTAATGTAAAAGCTCAAAAATCTATACATTTAGTTGCAGCAAATGAATATAGTTTTAAAATGTGGGATCGCCCTTTTAAACTAATTACAGAAGCGTTTTATAAAAACATAACTGATGTAAACCCTTATACGCTTGAGAATGTTCGAATTCGTTACAGAGCAAGAAACAGTGGTAAGGCTTTTGCTTATGGTTTAGATGTACGTCTTAATGGTGAGTTTGTTCCAGGAACACAATCATGGTTTAGTTTTAGTTATTTAAAAACTGAAGAAAATATTGATGGACTTGGTTTTATACCTAGACCTACAGATCAGCGCTTAAAATTTGGTGTGCTTTTTCAAGATTATGTACCAAATATTCCTGATTTAAAAGTATATCTTAATTTAGTATATAATACTGGTGTCCCTGGAGGGACACCTCGTTTTGCTGACCCACGTGGGTTTAGAAGGCGTTTACCTGATTACAGGCGTGCAGATGTTGGGTTTTCTTATGATATTGTAAATGGTAATAAAAGATATGATAGTGGTTGGAAAAGCGCTTTTAAATATTTGAGTTTAGGCGTTGAGATTTTTAATATTTTTGATGCTCAAAACACAATTACAAATACTTTTGTAAGGGATGCATCAAGCAGACAACAATTTGCTGTTCCAAATTTTTTAACACCACGAATTTTTAACGTTAGATTAAGTACTAAATTTTAA
- a CDS encoding sigma-70 family RNA polymerase sigma factor, whose protein sequence is MQKEQAFTDIIKEHEGVIFKITRVYTHSDDDQKDLYQEIVYQLWKGFDRFRGESKISTWMYRVALNTAFTFLRKEKRKGHKVELDHLHLKYEPDDPILEERLKEMYTQIRKLNDLEKGLILLLLEGKKYEEIAQITGLSNSNVGTRISRIKQKLKQQLVKK, encoded by the coding sequence ATGCAAAAAGAACAAGCGTTTACAGATATTATAAAAGAACACGAGGGTGTAATTTTTAAGATTACAAGGGTATACACACATTCTGATGACGATCAGAAAGATTTATATCAAGAAATTGTATATCAGCTCTGGAAAGGGTTTGATCGATTTCGTGGTGAATCAAAAATAAGTACTTGGATGTACCGTGTGGCACTAAACACTGCTTTTACTTTTTTAAGAAAAGAAAAACGGAAAGGACATAAAGTGGAACTTGATCATCTTCACTTAAAATATGAGCCTGACGATCCCATACTGGAAGAACGTTTAAAAGAAATGTATACTCAAATCAGAAAGCTTAATGATTTAGAAAAAGGATTGATTTTACTTCTATTAGAAGGTAAAAAATATGAAGAAATTGCGCAAATTACAGGGCTCTCTAACAGCAATGTAGGAACACGTATTTCTCGTATTAAGCAAAAATTAAAACAACAACTTGTAAAAAAATAA
- a CDS encoding alpha/beta hydrolase, whose protein sequence is MRYFCLKQLKNIAALFFLGFLVYSCGTSKKILLDEEFNYTEFRNSQDIFKSTDGNIKYIDKGEGEVILLLHGVPTSSWLYRKMIDGLVNKGYRVIAPDMLGFGNSDNPEGYDIYAPEQHAKRLGALMKHLNITNWTHIMHDAGGLWTWELFKQNPNKITKLVILNTIIYEEGFKPPIRMKPGVFAKFSMWLYDNKLTTNTMVNKLFKEGLENTKLTEAALEGYRTPLKEGKTKALYQFFTNTCNDLPNYENVIKNINIPVAVIWGKHDSFLKWKPQRERVLADLNINPKYEYIIDTSHFLQEEASDLVNSHILNFLKNN, encoded by the coding sequence ATGAGATATTTCTGTTTAAAGCAATTAAAAAATATTGCAGCTCTATTTTTTTTAGGGTTTCTTGTATATAGCTGTGGTACTAGTAAAAAAATACTTCTTGATGAGGAATTTAATTATACAGAATTTAGAAATTCTCAAGATATATTTAAATCTACTGACGGTAATATAAAATATATTGATAAAGGTGAAGGTGAGGTGATTTTATTGTTACATGGCGTTCCTACTTCTTCATGGTTATATCGAAAAATGATAGATGGTTTAGTAAATAAAGGATATCGTGTAATTGCTCCAGATATGCTGGGATTTGGAAACAGTGATAATCCTGAAGGTTATGATATATATGCTCCAGAGCAGCACGCAAAGCGTTTAGGAGCATTAATGAAACACTTAAACATTACAAATTGGACACATATAATGCATGACGCTGGTGGTTTGTGGACTTGGGAATTATTCAAGCAAAATCCTAATAAAATAACCAAGTTAGTTATTTTAAATACTATTATTTATGAAGAAGGATTTAAACCTCCCATACGAATGAAACCAGGGGTTTTTGCTAAATTTAGTATGTGGTTATATGATAATAAATTAACAACAAACACAATGGTTAATAAATTATTTAAAGAAGGTCTTGAAAATACAAAACTAACAGAAGCAGCCCTTGAAGGGTATAGAACTCCTTTAAAAGAAGGGAAAACTAAAGCCCTGTATCAGTTTTTCACCAATACTTGCAATGATTTACCAAATTATGAAAATGTAATTAAAAATATTAACATCCCAGTAGCTGTTATATGGGGAAAGCATGATTCTTTTTTAAAATGGAAACCGCAAAGAGAACGAGTGCTGGCCGATTTAAATATAAATCCTAAATACGAATATATTATTGATACAAGTCATTTTTTGCAAGAAGAAGCCTCAGATTTAGTGAATTCTCATATTCTTAATTTTTTGAAAAACAATTAA
- a CDS encoding alanine--glyoxylate aminotransferase family protein — protein MKSRKLLMIPGPIEFEPEVLQAMGQPTTSHVAPDFIESFGNTLEIMRDVWQAPNGQPFIIAGTGTLAMDIAGANLIESGDNALVISTGYFGERYFELLKRYGANVDILHADIGNIVPMEVIDEQLSKKNYKLLTFTHVDTSTAVLNDAKNIGILGKKHNVLTILDGVCSVAGEDIKQEEWGLDIVLTASQKAIGVPPGLALLVASKKAISTWENRNTPVSNYYADWGNWLPIMKAYENRKPSYFGTPAVNLVQALEVSLKLILAEGLEQRFIRHRTISKAFRAALEAMDLSFIANSEEISPNTLTAPYFPDGINGGDILAAINKAGVITAGGLLGEIKNKYFRVGHMGVVNRADILATIAAIETALKNADHSFVMGSGLKAAMEILSD, from the coding sequence ATGAAATCCAGAAAACTATTAATGATACCAGGTCCAATTGAATTTGAACCTGAAGTATTACAAGCTATGGGTCAGCCTACAACCAGCCACGTAGCTCCAGATTTTATCGAGTCCTTTGGAAATACTCTAGAAATAATGCGAGACGTCTGGCAAGCACCTAATGGGCAGCCTTTTATAATTGCTGGTACAGGAACATTAGCCATGGATATTGCTGGAGCAAATTTAATTGAATCTGGTGATAATGCTTTAGTTATTTCTACAGGGTATTTTGGAGAACGTTATTTTGAATTATTAAAACGTTACGGAGCTAACGTAGATATCTTACATGCCGATATTGGAAATATTGTTCCTATGGAAGTTATAGACGAACAACTTTCTAAAAAAAATTACAAGCTTCTTACTTTTACTCATGTGGATACCTCTACAGCTGTATTAAATGATGCTAAAAATATTGGGATTTTAGGTAAAAAGCATAATGTACTCACCATTTTAGATGGAGTATGTTCTGTTGCAGGAGAAGATATAAAGCAAGAAGAGTGGGGATTAGACATAGTACTCACAGCTTCGCAAAAAGCCATAGGTGTACCGCCAGGTTTAGCATTATTAGTAGCTTCAAAAAAGGCAATATCTACTTGGGAGAATAGAAACACTCCTGTTTCTAATTATTATGCAGATTGGGGTAATTGGCTTCCTATTATGAAAGCTTATGAAAACCGTAAACCTTCATATTTTGGTACACCTGCTGTAAATTTAGTACAAGCCTTAGAAGTTAGTTTAAAATTAATTCTTGCTGAAGGTTTAGAACAACGTTTCATACGTCATAGAACAATAAGTAAAGCTTTTAGGGCTGCATTAGAAGCTATGGATTTAAGTTTCATCGCCAACTCTGAAGAAATTTCACCTAATACACTTACAGCGCCTTATTTCCCAGACGGAATTAATGGTGGAGATATATTAGCAGCAATTAATAAAGCTGGTGTGATTACTGCTGGTGGTTTGCTCGGAGAAATTAAAAATAAATATTTTAGAGTTGGACATATGGGCGTCGTTAATCGAGCAGATATATTGGCAACTATTGCAGCTATTGAAACTGCATTAAAAAATGCTGATCACTCATTTGTTATGGGTAGTGGACTCAAAGCTGCTATGGAAATTTTAAGTGACTAA